A window of the Hordeum vulgare subsp. vulgare chromosome 5H, MorexV3_pseudomolecules_assembly, whole genome shotgun sequence genome harbors these coding sequences:
- the LOC123453044 gene encoding protein phosphatase 2C 35-like, whose translation MGNSLACFCCAGGAVAAAKTRRRHVAPAALPSDPAYDEGLGHSFCYVRPDKLPPPHCYYPAAADDGDLLVPDAKAAAEEATTFRAISGAALSANVSTPLSTSALLLLPDDSTASSGFESSESFAAVPLQPVPRFPSGPISSAPFSGGFLSGPIERGFLSGPLDAALLSGPLPGAVSSGRMGGGGGGAVPAMRRSLSHGGRRIRDFTRALLARTDRFQGHPDLGSPDAAAAVAACGGDSNGLQWAQGKAGEDRVHVVVSEERGWVFVGIYDGFNGPDATDFLVSNLYAAVHRELRGLLWEQSQEDQPGSAPSTTAPDHQDQCTRRRRARRSRPPRSGSGSVDDNDQRQWRCEWERDCSSLKPPTQPPPPPRSNGENDHIAVLKALARALRKTEDAYLGIADKMVGEFPELALMGSCVLSMLMKGEDMYVMGVGDSRAVLATMDSVDLEHISEGSFDGLSPCLSAVQLTSDHSTSMPEEVRRIRNEHPDDPSAISKDRVKGSLKVTRAFGAGFLKQPKWNDALLEMFRIDYVGSSPYITCNPSLFHHRLSTRDRFLILSSDGLYQYFTNEEAVAQVEMFIATTPEGDPAQHLVEEVLFRAANKAGMDFHELIEIPQGDRRRYHDDVSVIVISLEGRIWRSCV comes from the exons ATGGGCAATTCCCTCGCCTGCTTCTGCTGCGCCGGCGGGGCTGTCGCCGCCGCCAAGACCCGCCGCCGCCACGTCGCGCCGGCCGCGCTCCCCTCCGACCCGGCCTACGACGAGGGGCTCGGCCACTCCTTCTGCTACGTCCGCCCCGACAAGCTGCCCCCGCCCCACTGCTACTACCCCGCCGCGGCCGACGACGGCGACCTGCTCGTGCCCGACGCCAAGGCGGCGGCCGAGGAGGCCACCACGTTCCGTGCCATCTCTGGCGCCGCCCTCTCCGCCAACGTCTCCACCCCGCTCTCCACCTCCGCGCTCCTCCTGCTGCCCGACGACTCCACCGCCTCCTCGGGATTCGAGAGCTCCGAGTCCTTCGCCGCCGTCCCGCTGCAGCCGGTCCCGCGCTTCCCGTCGGGACCCATCTCCTCCGCGCCCTTCTCCGGCGGGTTCCTCTCCGGGCCCATCGAGCGGGGCTTCCTCTCCGGTCCCCTCGACGCCGCGCTCCTCTCCGGCCCGCTCCCCGGCGCCGTCTCCTCGGGCAGGATGGGCGGGGGCGGCGGGGGAGCTGTCCCCGCGATGCGCCGGAGCCTGTCCCACGGCGGCCGCCGCATCCGCGACTTCACGCGCGCGCTGCTCGCCCGCACCGACCGGTTCCAGGGTCACCCGGATCTCGGCTCGCCCGACGCCGCGGCGGCCGTCGCTGCCTGTGGCGGGGACTCCAATGGGCTGCAGTGGGCGCAGGGCAAGGCCGGCGAGGACCGCGTCCACGTCGTCGTGTCGGAGGAGCGCGGCTGGGTGTTCGTCGGCATCTACGACGGCTTCAAcggccccgacgccaccgacttcCTCGTCTCCAACCTCTACGCCGCCGTGCACCGCGAGCTCCGCGGCCTGCTCTGGGAGCAGTCCCAAGAGGATCAGCCAGGCTCAGCGCCCAGCACCACGGCCCCCGACCACCAGGACCAGTGCACCCGCCGGCGCCGAGCCCGCCGCTCCAGGCCCCcgcgcagcggcagcggcagcgtcgACGACAACGACCAGCGGCAGTGGAGGTGCGAGTGGGAGCGCGACTGCTCCAGCCTGAAGCCGCCAAcgcagcctcctcctcctcctcggagcAACGGCGAGAACGACCACATCGCCGTGCTCAAGGCGCTGGCGCGCGCGCTCCGCAAGACAGAGGACGCGTACCTGGGCATCGCCGACAAGATGGTGGGCGAGTTCCCGGAGCTCGCGCTCATGGGCTCCTGCGTCCTCTCCATGCTCATGAAAGGGGAGGACATGTACGTGATGGGCGTGGGCGACAGCCGGGCTGTCTTGGCGACAATGGACAGCGTCGATCTCGAGCACATCAGCGAGGGCTCCTTCGACGGCTTGTCGCCGTGCCTGTCCGCCGTGCAGCTCACCTCGGATCATAGCACCTCCATGCCGGAG GAGGTTCGCAGAATACGAAACGAGCACCCCGATGATCCGTCGGCGATCTCCAAGGACCGCGTGAAGGGCTCGCTCAAGGTGACCAGAGCGTTCGGCGCCGGTTTCTTGAAACAG CCGAAATGGAACGACGCGCTGCTGGAGATGTTCCGGATCGACTACGTCGGGTCGTCGCCATACATCACCTGCAACCCTTCCCTTTTCCACCACAGGCTGAGCACGAGGGACAGGTTCCTCATCCTGTCCTCCGACGGGCTCTACCAGTACTTCACCAACGAGGAGGCGGTGGCGCAGGTGGAGATGTTCATCGCCACGACCCCCGAGGGCGACCCCGCCCAGCACCTCGTCGAGGAGGTCCTCTTCCGAGCAGCCAACAAAGCAG GGATGGACTTTCACGAGCTGATCGAGATCCCGCAGGGCGACCGCCGGCGGTACCACGACGACGTGTCGGTCATCGTCATCTCCCTGGAGGGCAGGATCTGGAGATCTTGCGTGTAA
- the LOC123397319 gene encoding uncharacterized protein LOC123397319 produces the protein MAATAGAAAEIVREIAVVGAADLAAAAEPLRADCLHLARKVSLLTHLVAEVAEVAGEDGAAEPEATAWVADLLRAPLRVEMGTRRPLVLQMVHDPTALDPRCRFQVRDALHLF, from the coding sequence ATGGCGGCGACGGCCGGGGCGGCCGCGGAGATTGTGCGGGAGATCGCGGTCGTGGGCGCCGCCGACCTGGCCGCCGCCGCGGAGCCGCTGCGGGCCGACTGCCTCCACCTCGCGCGCAAGGTGTCCCTGCTCACGCACCTCGTCGCCGAGGTCGCCGAGGTGGCAGGGGAGGACGGCGCGGCCGAGCCCGAGGCGACGGCTTGGGTGGCCGACCTGCTTCGGGCGCCGCTGCGGGTCGAGATGGGCACCCGCCGCCCCCTTGTCCTCCAGATGGTCCACGACCCCACCGCCCTCGATCCCCGCTGCCGCTTCCAGGTGCGTGACGCGCTTCACCtcttctag